In one Denitratisoma sp. genomic region, the following are encoded:
- a CDS encoding branched-chain amino acid ABC transporter ATP-binding protein/permease yields MKARLPFLVFLGLLVLGPAFLPEFYVTLLNYIGLYSIVALGLVLLTGVGGLTSFGQAAFVGLGAYATGYLTTAYTVSPWLALLVGLAVTAAVALILGFLTLRLSGHYLPLGTIAWGLSLYFLFGNLEFLGGHTGLTGIPVLELAGFKLDTGREFYYLIWAALLGAMLATQNLLDSREGRAIRALKGGGLMAESMGVNTARTKTIIFLIAALFACVSGWLYAHLQRFVNPTPFGLHIGIEYLFMAVVGGAAHVWGALVGAGLITILKQWLQDVLPKIFGQSGNFEVIFFGIMLILVLQRAREGIWPWLVRLVPVRQGQRTVAEAEALPRREMPVAGTVLLEVKDARKQFGGLVANNNMNLTVKAGEVMALIGPNGAGKSTMFNCISGVDPVTSGEIRFLGERVDALTSREIARRGMGRTFQHVRLLPTMSVLENVAIGAHLRGSKGVLSASLHLERAEEARLLAEAKRQLERVGLGEHLFDEAGSLPLGQQRILEIARALCSDPCLLLLDEPAAGLRYLEKQSLAELLRKLRSEGMGILLVEHDMDFVMGLADRVVVMEFGEKISEGLPEEVQKDPVVLEAYLGGVE; encoded by the coding sequence ATGAAAGCGCGTCTGCCCTTCCTGGTATTTCTGGGCCTGCTGGTCCTGGGACCGGCGTTCCTGCCGGAGTTCTATGTCACGCTGCTCAATTACATCGGCTTGTATTCCATCGTCGCGCTCGGCTTGGTCCTGCTGACGGGCGTCGGCGGCCTGACGTCCTTTGGCCAGGCGGCCTTTGTCGGACTCGGTGCCTATGCCACGGGCTATCTGACGACCGCCTACACCGTATCGCCCTGGCTGGCCTTGCTGGTCGGCCTGGCCGTGACGGCCGCAGTAGCGCTGATACTGGGCTTTCTCACACTGCGGCTGTCCGGCCACTATCTGCCGCTGGGCACCATCGCCTGGGGCCTCAGCCTGTATTTCCTTTTCGGCAACCTCGAGTTCCTCGGCGGGCACACCGGCCTGACCGGCATCCCCGTCCTCGAATTGGCCGGTTTCAAGCTGGATACCGGCCGCGAGTTCTATTATCTGATCTGGGCGGCTCTGCTCGGTGCCATGCTGGCGACGCAGAACCTGCTCGATTCGCGGGAGGGGCGCGCCATTCGCGCGCTGAAGGGCGGCGGCCTGATGGCCGAGAGCATGGGCGTCAACACGGCCCGCACGAAGACCATCATCTTCCTGATAGCTGCGCTGTTCGCCTGCGTCTCGGGCTGGCTCTACGCCCATCTTCAGCGATTCGTGAACCCGACGCCCTTCGGCCTGCACATCGGCATCGAGTATCTCTTCATGGCCGTGGTCGGAGGCGCCGCGCATGTCTGGGGCGCATTGGTTGGTGCCGGCCTCATCACCATCCTCAAGCAATGGCTGCAGGATGTCCTGCCGAAGATCTTCGGACAAAGCGGCAATTTCGAGGTGATCTTTTTCGGCATCATGCTGATCTTGGTGCTGCAGCGTGCGCGAGAGGGCATCTGGCCCTGGCTGGTGCGACTGGTTCCGGTGCGGCAGGGACAGCGTACGGTCGCCGAGGCGGAGGCGCTGCCGCGGCGCGAGATGCCGGTTGCCGGTACGGTGCTGCTGGAGGTGAAGGACGCCCGCAAGCAATTCGGCGGCCTGGTCGCCAACAACAACATGAACCTGACCGTGAAGGCCGGCGAAGTGATGGCCCTGATCGGCCCCAACGGCGCCGGCAAGAGCACCATGTTCAACTGCATTTCGGGCGTCGATCCGGTCACCTCCGGCGAGATCCGCTTTCTGGGCGAACGCGTCGACGCGTTGACCTCCCGCGAGATCGCGCGGCGCGGCATGGGCCGTACCTTCCAGCACGTGCGCCTGCTGCCGACCATGAGCGTGCTGGAGAACGTCGCCATCGGCGCCCATCTGCGCGGATCGAAGGGCGTGCTCTCGGCCTCTCTGCATCTCGAGCGCGCCGAGGAGGCCCGCCTGCTGGCCGAGGCCAAGCGTCAACTCGAGCGCGTCGGCCTGGGCGAGCATTTGTTCGACGAGGCGGGCAGCCTGCCGCTCGGCCAGCAGCGCATTCTCGAAATTGCCCGTGCGCTCTGTTCCGATCCCTGCCTGCTGCTGCTCGACGAGCCGGCGGCCGGCCTGCGCTATCTGGAGAAACAGTCGCTGGCCGAACTGCTGCGCAAGCTGCGCAGCGAGGGCATGGGCATCCTGCTGGTGGAACACGACATGGATTTCGTCATGGGCCTAGCCGACCGCGTTGTCGTCATGGAGTTCGGCGAGAAGATTTCCGAAGGCCTGCCCGAGGAAGTACAGAAGGATCCGGTGGTGCTGGAAGCCTATCTCGGAGGGGTGGAATGA
- the yidD gene encoding membrane protein insertion efficiency factor YidD — MNKLLVLLVRIYRLAISPLIGRNCRFHPSCSEYALEALEKHGGFKGSWLAAKRISRCHPWSPGGYDPVP, encoded by the coding sequence ATGAACAAGTTGCTGGTCCTGCTAGTGCGCATTTACCGACTGGCAATTAGCCCGCTGATTGGCCGGAATTGCCGGTTTCACCCGAGTTGTTCGGAATATGCCCTTGAAGCCCTTGAAAAACATGGTGGGTTCAAAGGATCCTGGCTTGCTGCGAAACGCATATCACGTTGCCACCCGTGGAGTCCGGGCGGATACGATCCTGTACCTTGA
- the rpmH gene encoding 50S ribosomal protein L34, with amino-acid sequence MKRTYQPSVIRRKRTHGFLVRMRTRGGRAVIRARRAKGRARLGV; translated from the coding sequence ATGAAACGCACATACCAACCTTCCGTAATCCGGCGTAAACGTACCCATGGTTTCCTCGTTCGCATGCGTACGCGTGGGGGACGCGCTGTTATTCGTGCCCGTCGCGCCAAAGGACGCGCTCGCCTCGGCGTCTGA
- a CDS encoding branched-chain amino acid ABC transporter permease — protein sequence MDLQIALLLGQDGIVNGAIYALLALALVLVFAVTRVIFIPQGEFVAYGALTLAAFQAGKTPGTLWLLLGAGALVAVIDTVMAVRSGSLGRLKRIALWDLVLPALVAGLVLWLEPGNLPLVAQVALSLAIVVPLGPMVYRLAYQPLAEASVLVLLIVSVAVHLALVGLGLLFFGAEGSRTTPFSEAQFNLGTLTVNGQTLWVLGASAVLIVALYQFFGRTLYGKALRATAINRVGARLMGISTTMAGKLSFTLAAGIGALSGILIAPITTVYYDTGFLVGLKGFVAAIIAGLVSYPLAAAGAILVGLLESFSSFWASAFKEVIVFTLIIPVLVWRSFTSHHVEEEE from the coding sequence ATGGACTTGCAAATCGCATTGCTGCTCGGCCAGGACGGCATCGTCAACGGCGCCATTTATGCGCTGCTGGCGCTGGCGCTGGTGCTGGTGTTTGCCGTCACGCGGGTCATTTTCATACCCCAGGGCGAATTCGTTGCCTACGGCGCACTGACTCTGGCGGCCTTTCAAGCGGGGAAGACCCCGGGTACGCTCTGGCTCCTGCTCGGCGCCGGTGCCCTGGTTGCAGTTATTGACACTGTCATGGCTGTACGCAGCGGTAGCCTGGGACGGCTGAAACGCATCGCCCTTTGGGATCTGGTTCTGCCTGCCCTGGTGGCCGGACTTGTCCTCTGGCTGGAGCCGGGGAACCTGCCGCTGGTCGCGCAGGTGGCACTATCGCTGGCCATCGTCGTCCCGCTCGGCCCGATGGTCTATCGCCTGGCCTACCAGCCGCTGGCGGAAGCCTCGGTGCTGGTGCTGCTCATCGTCTCGGTGGCGGTGCATCTGGCCCTCGTCGGTCTGGGCCTGCTCTTCTTTGGCGCCGAAGGCTCGCGCACCACGCCCTTCAGTGAAGCGCAGTTCAATCTCGGCACGCTGACGGTCAATGGCCAGACGCTGTGGGTGCTCGGTGCCAGCGCCGTCCTGATCGTTGCCCTCTACCAATTCTTCGGTCGCACGCTCTACGGCAAGGCGTTGCGCGCCACTGCCATCAACCGGGTCGGTGCCCGCCTGATGGGCATCTCCACCACCATGGCGGGCAAGCTGTCCTTCACGCTGGCAGCGGGCATTGGGGCACTTTCCGGCATCCTCATCGCGCCGATCACGACGGTCTACTACGACACCGGTTTCCTCGTCGGTCTGAAGGGTTTCGTCGCCGCCATCATCGCGGGTCTGGTCAGCTACCCGCTTGCCGCCGCCGGAGCCATCCTTGTCGGATTGCTGGAATCTTTCTCTTCCTTCTGGGCCAGTGCCTTCAAGGAAGTCATCGTGTTCACCCTGATCATTCCGGTCCTCGTGTGGCGCTCCTTCACCTCCCATCATGTGGAGGAGGAGGAATGA
- the rnpA gene encoding ribonuclease P protein component produces the protein MGDALLFVPVAPKDALASASETAVAGVDLGFRGEHRLRKTDEFSSVFAFRKTLRGKHFDLLHRPNSAATARIGLVIAKKFVRSSVNRNLIRRIVRESFRLSRSKLPQSDIVVRVSVRMDTPNRYALRAEIDELFARLTR, from the coding sequence GTGGGGGACGCGCTGTTATTCGTGCCCGTCGCGCCAAAGGACGCGCTCGCCTCGGCGTCTGAAACGGCGGTGGCGGGTGTCGATCTAGGCTTCCGCGGCGAACATCGGCTACGTAAAACGGATGAGTTCTCATCCGTTTTTGCTTTTCGCAAGACCCTTCGCGGCAAGCATTTCGATTTGCTTCATCGACCGAATTCGGCTGCTACAGCAAGGATCGGCTTGGTGATCGCAAAAAAGTTTGTTCGCTCTTCCGTGAATCGCAATTTGATCCGTCGCATTGTGCGAGAATCCTTCCGTCTGTCCCGTTCGAAACTGCCGCAAAGCGATATCGTCGTTCGTGTTTCGGTACGCATGGATACGCCCAATAGGTATGCCTTGCGTGCCGAGATCGATGAGTTGTTTGCTCGCCTGACCCGATGA
- the dnaA gene encoding chromosomal replication initiator protein DnaA, whose product MLRHVGGSLRMNAFWSSCLRQLEQELPPQQFNTWIKALRLENGDESNQSLKLVAPNRFVLQWVRERYLRRLEDLAKQFFAEPVQISINLPEPSEIERQDVPPLAVTTKNETVGITSTPIPVFQPNGSDSAYEKTRLNSTFTFDTLVTGRANDLARAAAYQVALNPGISYNPLFVYGGVGLGKTHLIHALGNEVYRQNPDKVIRYVHAEDYYADVVRAYQQKSFDVFKRYYRSLDLLLIDDIQFFNNKNRTQEEFFYAFNALIEAKKQIVITCDTYPKDITGLEDRLISRFDWGLTVAIEPPELEMRVAILKKKAEAERIDVNEDVAFLIAKHLRSNVRELEGALKKVLAFARFHGREINLEVAKEALKDLLNAHNRQITFESIQKTVAEYYKIKVSDMHSKKRTRIVARPRQIAMWLAKELTPASLPAIGEAFGGRDHTTVLHACRTISDLRLKDTSINHDLLVLTQVLKG is encoded by the coding sequence ATGCTGCGGCATGTTGGCGGATCTCTGAGAATGAATGCTTTTTGGTCATCCTGTCTTCGGCAACTTGAGCAGGAACTCCCTCCCCAGCAATTCAATACCTGGATCAAGGCGCTGCGCCTCGAGAATGGTGATGAATCCAACCAGAGCCTGAAGCTTGTTGCCCCCAATCGTTTCGTATTGCAGTGGGTGCGTGAGCGTTATTTGCGCCGCCTCGAGGATCTGGCCAAACAGTTCTTTGCCGAACCCGTTCAGATTTCCATCAATTTACCGGAACCCTCAGAGATCGAAAGACAGGATGTCCCGCCGCTTGCAGTTACCACCAAAAATGAAACCGTCGGTATTACGTCCACTCCCATTCCGGTCTTCCAACCAAATGGTTCCGATTCGGCTTATGAAAAGACAAGACTCAACTCTACCTTCACTTTCGACACTTTAGTAACCGGTCGTGCCAACGATCTTGCCCGCGCTGCAGCGTATCAGGTGGCGCTAAATCCGGGAATTTCTTACAACCCCCTATTCGTATATGGTGGTGTCGGTCTCGGCAAAACCCATCTGATTCATGCTCTCGGCAATGAAGTCTATCGACAGAACCCCGATAAGGTGATTCGTTACGTCCATGCCGAAGACTATTATGCAGACGTCGTACGTGCCTACCAACAGAAATCGTTTGATGTCTTTAAACGCTACTACCGTTCTCTCGATCTGCTGCTCATTGACGATATCCAATTCTTCAACAACAAAAACCGTACGCAAGAAGAATTTTTTTATGCTTTCAACGCGCTAATTGAAGCAAAGAAACAGATTGTCATTACTTGCGATACTTATCCCAAGGACATCACTGGGCTTGAAGACCGGCTGATATCAAGATTTGATTGGGGACTGACGGTGGCCATTGAACCACCGGAACTGGAAATGCGCGTAGCGATTCTGAAAAAGAAAGCCGAAGCAGAGCGCATCGATGTAAATGAGGATGTTGCATTCTTGATTGCCAAGCATTTGCGTTCGAATGTGCGGGAATTGGAAGGAGCATTGAAAAAAGTTCTGGCATTTGCCCGCTTTCATGGTCGGGAAATCAATCTGGAAGTTGCCAAGGAAGCCCTTAAAGACCTTCTGAACGCACACAATCGCCAGATTACTTTCGAATCGATTCAGAAAACTGTGGCGGAGTACTACAAGATAAAAGTCTCAGATATGCATTCAAAAAAACGGACACGTATAGTTGCCCGCCCACGCCAAATCGCCATGTGGCTGGCCAAGGAACTTACGCCAGCAAGCCTGCCTGCCATCGGTGAAGCATTCGGCGGACGCGACCACACAACTGTTCTGCACGCCTGTCGCACCATATCTGACCTGCGCCTTAAGGATACTTCGATCAATCATGATCTTTTGGTACTAACCCAGGTTCTTAAAGGCTGA
- a CDS encoding ABC transporter substrate-binding protein translates to MFSLEEESMRMKSLVAALLSAGAVTIAHADITVGVLVSATGPAASLGIPEKNTFALMPATIAGEKVKYIVLDDASDTTTAVKNTRKLLSEDKVDVIIGSTITPNSLAMVDVVAEAETPMISMAASARIVEPVDAKRRWVFKTPQNDVQMSTAITEHMGNNGVKTVAFIGFSDAYGEGWWQEFSKIAEIRKMKMVANERFNRADTSVTGQILKIMSTNPDAILIAGSGTPAALPQKTLKEKGYKGKIYQTHGVANNDFLRVCGKDCEGTFLPAGPVLVAAQLPDSNPVKKSALEYIGKYEKAHGPGSVSTFGAHAWDAGLLLANAVPAALKKGKPGSKEFRAGLRDALEATKNLYAAHGVFNMTPTDHLGLDQRARVMVKIVGGKWVVQK, encoded by the coding sequence TTGTTTTCGTTAGAGGAGGAGTCAATGAGGATGAAATCCCTTGTTGCCGCGCTGCTTTCAGCTGGTGCGGTCACGATTGCCCATGCCGATATCACCGTTGGCGTACTGGTTTCCGCGACGGGACCTGCCGCTTCGTTGGGCATTCCCGAGAAGAATACGTTTGCCCTGATGCCGGCTACCATCGCCGGCGAGAAAGTGAAATACATCGTTCTTGACGATGCTTCGGATACCACGACGGCAGTCAAGAACACCCGCAAGCTGCTCAGCGAAGACAAGGTGGACGTGATCATCGGGTCGACCATTACGCCGAACTCCCTGGCGATGGTCGATGTGGTGGCGGAAGCAGAAACGCCGATGATTTCGATGGCCGCTTCCGCGCGCATCGTTGAGCCGGTGGACGCCAAGCGGCGCTGGGTATTCAAGACGCCGCAGAATGATGTGCAGATGTCCACCGCCATCACCGAACACATGGGCAACAACGGCGTGAAGACGGTGGCCTTCATCGGCTTTTCCGACGCCTACGGCGAAGGCTGGTGGCAGGAGTTCAGCAAGATCGCCGAGATACGCAAGATGAAGATGGTGGCGAACGAGCGTTTCAACCGCGCCGATACCTCCGTGACCGGCCAGATCCTCAAGATCATGTCGACCAACCCGGACGCCATCCTGATTGCCGGCTCCGGCACGCCAGCCGCGCTGCCGCAGAAGACGCTGAAGGAGAAGGGCTACAAGGGCAAGATCTACCAGACGCACGGCGTTGCCAACAATGATTTTCTGCGCGTCTGCGGCAAGGATTGCGAGGGTACTTTCCTGCCTGCCGGCCCGGTGCTGGTGGCTGCGCAATTGCCGGATTCGAACCCTGTGAAGAAATCCGCCCTCGAATATATCGGCAAGTACGAGAAGGCGCATGGCCCCGGAAGCGTGTCCACCTTCGGCGCACACGCCTGGGATGCCGGTCTGCTGCTGGCCAACGCCGTCCCCGCCGCGCTGAAGAAAGGCAAGCCAGGCAGCAAGGAATTCCGCGCCGGCCTGCGCGATGCGCTGGAAGCCACCAAGAATCTTTATGCCGCTCATGGTGTGTTCAATATGACGCCAACCGACCATCTCGGTCTCGATCAGCGGGCGCGCGTGATGGTCAAGATCGTAGGTGGCAAGTGGGTGGTGCAGAAGTAA
- the yidC gene encoding membrane protein insertase YidC — translation MDNQRLILLLVFIFSLFMLWDGWQRQNQPTAATKAQSVQQTASQVPGAAPTPSTPLSAAPTSPSSVSAPEQATVSETGTKTLVKTDIYLAEISSVGGDLVRLELTQHKATEDKTKHFVLMEISKDRTYVAQTGLIGEGLPNHKTEFRLVPGVQELKPGSDKLEIRLEAPEANGLKVAKIYTFHRGSYQIDVGYEIANQRQAPLAAHAYYQLTRDGRVPEASMTNIATFTGPAIYTDEGKFQKVGFADVDKGKAKFVQKAKDGWLAMVQHYFVAGWTPQGSDEREFFVRKVADNLFSAGIIMPVATVAAGQIIRIGVPLYAGPQEQAKLEKVAPGFDLVVDYGWLTVIASPIYWLLELIHRFVGNWGWSIILLTVLIKALFFPLSAASYRSMAKMKVVTPKLMKIKEQFASDRNRMNQEMMELYRKEKINPLGGCLPIMVQIPVFIALYWVLLGSVEMRHAPWMLWIQDLSTMDPYYVLPIIMGVSMVIQTKLNPTPPDPIQAKVMMAMPIVFTFMFLWFPSGLVLYWITNNILSIAQQWQITRLIEGGKQKAS, via the coding sequence ATGGACAATCAACGCCTGATCCTCCTGCTAGTCTTCATTTTTTCTCTCTTCATGCTATGGGATGGCTGGCAGAGGCAGAACCAGCCGACAGCAGCAACCAAGGCGCAATCGGTGCAACAGACGGCCTCACAAGTCCCCGGTGCTGCCCCCACGCCCAGCACCCCCCTGTCAGCGGCGCCAACATCCCCATCCAGTGTTTCTGCCCCTGAACAGGCAACAGTTTCGGAGACTGGCACCAAGACCTTGGTGAAGACGGATATTTACCTTGCCGAGATTTCCTCTGTGGGGGGAGATCTGGTGCGTCTGGAACTTACCCAACACAAGGCCACCGAGGATAAAACCAAGCACTTTGTCCTGATGGAAATATCCAAGGATCGTACCTATGTCGCACAAACCGGACTGATTGGAGAGGGCTTGCCCAACCACAAGACCGAATTCAGGCTGGTACCCGGTGTCCAGGAACTGAAACCCGGTTCCGACAAGCTCGAAATCAGGCTGGAAGCACCGGAAGCGAACGGCCTCAAAGTTGCCAAAATTTACACCTTTCATCGTGGCAGCTACCAGATCGATGTCGGCTACGAGATTGCCAATCAGCGCCAGGCACCGCTGGCCGCCCATGCTTACTACCAGCTCACGCGCGATGGAAGGGTGCCGGAAGCCAGCATGACCAATATCGCCACCTTTACCGGGCCGGCGATCTATACGGATGAGGGCAAGTTCCAGAAAGTGGGATTTGCCGATGTCGACAAGGGCAAAGCCAAGTTTGTGCAAAAGGCCAAGGATGGCTGGCTGGCCATGGTGCAGCATTATTTCGTCGCTGGCTGGACACCACAAGGCAGTGACGAACGTGAATTCTTCGTGCGCAAGGTCGCTGACAATTTGTTCTCAGCCGGAATCATTATGCCGGTTGCAACGGTTGCAGCCGGTCAGATTATCCGGATAGGCGTGCCGCTCTATGCCGGCCCGCAAGAACAGGCCAAGCTGGAAAAGGTCGCTCCGGGTTTCGACCTGGTGGTCGACTATGGCTGGCTGACGGTGATTGCCTCCCCCATCTATTGGCTTCTTGAACTGATCCACCGTTTCGTCGGCAACTGGGGCTGGTCGATCATCCTGCTGACGGTGCTGATCAAGGCGCTGTTCTTCCCGCTCTCGGCCGCGAGCTACCGGTCCATGGCAAAAATGAAGGTGGTTACACCCAAGTTAATGAAAATTAAAGAACAATTTGCCTCTGATCGTAATCGCATGAACCAGGAGATGATGGAACTCTACCGCAAGGAAAAGATAAATCCTTTAGGTGGTTGCCTGCCCATCATGGTGCAAATTCCAGTCTTTATTGCCCTCTATTGGGTGTTGCTTGGCAGTGTCGAGATGCGCCATGCCCCGTGGATGCTGTGGATACAGGACTTATCGACCATGGACCCCTACTATGTGCTGCCGATCATTATGGGTGTTTCGATGGTCATTCAGACCAAGCTGAACCCGACGCCGCCCGATCCGATCCAGGCGAAAGTCATGATGGCCATGCCGATCGTGTTTACCTTCATGTTCCTCTGGTTCCCGTCCGGCTTGGTGCTGTACTGGATAACCAACAACATCCTTTCGATTGCCCAGCAGTGGCAGATCACGCGCCTGATCGAGGGTGGCAAGCAGAAAGCAAGCTGA
- the mnmE gene encoding tRNA uridine-5-carboxymethylaminomethyl(34) synthesis GTPase MnmE — protein sequence MASRKQADLIAAVATAPGRGGIGIVRLSGPELAPLACLLTGFLPQPRVATLARFLDAAGDEIDEGIALYFPAPHSYTGEDVLELQGHGGPMVMQLLLQRCLELGARLAEPGEFTRRAYLNEKLDLAQAEAVADLIEATTAAAARSAVRSLSGEFSRKTHEIVERLIALRMLVEATLDFPEEEIDALRKPDVTGKLDCLTEDVRRLLGGARQGSLLRNGLHIVLAGQPNVGKSSLLNRLAGEDRAIVTAFPGTTRDALRETIQVSGIPLHIVDTAGLREAEDEVERLGIDRSWREIERADVVLHLLDARTGMTPADLMIASRLPAGVEQIQLFNKSDLVEHPCGREILNDRVTLWLSAKTGEGMGALEQELLRIAGWQAGAEDVFLARERHLQAIQNALTRLLAAQAQWDHLELFAEELRLAQEALDRITGEFTPDDLLGEIFSRFCIGK from the coding sequence GTGGCAAGCAGAAAGCAAGCTGATCTGATTGCTGCCGTTGCCACCGCGCCCGGTCGCGGTGGCATCGGTATCGTACGCTTGTCCGGACCCGAACTTGCACCGCTGGCCTGCCTTCTGACCGGATTTCTTCCGCAACCCCGTGTCGCCACTCTTGCCCGTTTTCTCGATGCGGCGGGAGACGAGATTGACGAGGGCATCGCTCTCTACTTTCCCGCCCCCCATTCATATACAGGGGAAGACGTGCTTGAACTGCAGGGCCATGGCGGACCGATGGTGATGCAGTTGCTGCTGCAACGTTGCCTTGAATTGGGTGCGCGCCTGGCGGAGCCCGGTGAATTTACCCGGCGTGCCTATCTCAATGAAAAACTGGATCTGGCGCAAGCTGAAGCTGTGGCCGATTTGATCGAGGCGACTACTGCGGCCGCGGCCCGTTCCGCAGTGAGGTCGCTCAGTGGCGAGTTTTCGCGGAAGACGCATGAGATAGTGGAACGACTCATTGCCTTGCGAATGCTGGTTGAGGCTACTCTCGACTTCCCCGAGGAAGAAATCGATGCCTTGCGCAAGCCCGATGTGACGGGAAAACTGGACTGCCTGACTGAGGATGTCCGGAGGCTGTTGGGGGGGGCGCGTCAGGGCAGTCTGCTTCGAAACGGTCTGCATATTGTCCTGGCGGGCCAACCCAATGTAGGCAAGTCCAGCCTGCTCAACCGACTGGCAGGTGAGGATCGTGCCATCGTGACGGCCTTCCCGGGTACGACTAGGGATGCGCTGCGAGAGACAATTCAGGTAAGCGGCATACCCCTGCATATCGTTGACACCGCTGGTTTGCGGGAGGCGGAGGATGAGGTCGAGCGCCTTGGCATTGACCGAAGCTGGAGGGAAATTGAGCGGGCAGACGTGGTGCTGCATCTGCTTGATGCCCGGACCGGCATGACGCCAGCTGATCTGATGATCGCATCGCGGTTGCCGGCAGGCGTCGAACAAATCCAGCTATTCAATAAATCCGATTTGGTAGAACACCCTTGCGGGCGCGAGATATTGAATGATCGAGTGACCCTTTGGCTTTCTGCGAAGACCGGGGAGGGAATGGGGGCGCTTGAGCAGGAATTGTTACGGATCGCCGGGTGGCAAGCGGGCGCCGAGGATGTTTTTCTGGCTCGAGAGCGGCACCTCCAGGCGATCCAAAATGCCTTGACCCGCCTGCTCGCCGCCCAAGCCCAATGGGATCATCTGGAGCTATTTGCAGAGGAATTGCGTTTGGCGCAAGAGGCACTGGACAGGATTACCGGGGAATTCACGCCAGATGACTTGCTCGGAGAGATCTTCTCCCGGTTCTGCATAGGCAAGTAA
- a CDS encoding TSUP family transporter has product MEPIDLMLLCAAAFTAGLIDAVVGGGGLIQIPALFSVMPQAPPATIFGTNKLASILGTASAALRYARRIEVPWRAALPAALSAFVLSYFGAMTVALLPKEWLRPLVLVLLIGVTAYTYAKKNLGAVDQYRTHGRRDMLLAVFFGGVIGFYDGFFGPGTGSFLIFMFVRFFGLDFLRASVSAKIVNAATNLAALLFFGANAHVLLVTGMAMAVFNIGGSLFGSHLAIRHGVGFVRRVFLGVAGVFILKFAWDTFKEL; this is encoded by the coding sequence GTGGAACCGATCGACCTCATGTTGTTGTGCGCCGCCGCATTCACTGCCGGCCTCATTGACGCTGTTGTTGGGGGAGGTGGTCTGATCCAAATCCCCGCGCTTTTCAGTGTCATGCCTCAAGCGCCACCGGCCACAATTTTCGGAACCAACAAACTGGCCAGCATTCTCGGTACTGCCAGTGCCGCCCTGCGTTACGCGCGCCGTATCGAGGTGCCTTGGCGGGCAGCCCTGCCGGCGGCCCTGTCGGCATTCGTTCTGTCCTATTTCGGTGCCATGACTGTCGCACTGCTGCCCAAAGAGTGGCTGCGTCCGCTGGTCCTGGTTCTGCTGATAGGGGTTACCGCATACACCTATGCGAAAAAAAATCTGGGAGCGGTAGACCAATATCGTACGCACGGCAGGCGTGACATGTTGCTGGCGGTATTCTTTGGTGGCGTAATCGGCTTTTATGATGGATTTTTCGGTCCGGGCACGGGAAGCTTTTTGATCTTCATGTTCGTTCGTTTCTTCGGCCTGGATTTTTTGCGTGCTTCGGTTTCTGCCAAGATCGTCAATGCCGCCACCAATTTGGCTGCGCTGTTGTTCTTCGGGGCAAATGCGCACGTTCTGCTGGTTACGGGCATGGCCATGGCTGTTTTCAATATTGGTGGATCGCTGTTTGGGTCACATCTGGCAATACGCCATGGCGTCGGATTTGTCAGGCGTGTCTTTCTTGGTGTGGCAGGGGTGTTTATCCTTAAATTTGCCTGGGACACCTTTAAAGAACTCTAA